From a single Actinomyces viscosus genomic region:
- a CDS encoding FecCD family ABC transporter permease, protein MSTSTAQAVTGTGAGRQLRRCLAALALLTALAVIAALCSIAFGSRIVGFGEIVGGLTGSRSDIGALVVAERVPRTVVALVAGAALGVSGALMQAVTRNPIADPGILGVNTGASLAILIGVAFLGISGASQFLWFALIGAAATAVLVYTIGSLGPGGPTPVKLALAGVAMSAALSCVISAVMLPLAQGLDDYRFWQMGSLGRGTWGSLTTIAPFLAVATLLAVLVASPLNSLALGEEMAIGLGVNVTLTRLAAAGAGVLLCSAVTAVVGPIGFVGLMVPHTVRMLCGPDHRWLLPLSALCGADLLTLSDVLGRIVSRPSAALPVAVVTAFVGAPILIMIARGAKVREL, encoded by the coding sequence GTGAGTACCTCAACAGCTCAAGCGGTTACGGGCACCGGCGCCGGCAGGCAACTGCGCCGGTGCCTGGCCGCCCTGGCGCTCCTGACGGCCCTGGCCGTCATCGCCGCCCTGTGCTCGATCGCCTTCGGCTCCCGGATCGTGGGGTTCGGGGAGATCGTCGGCGGCCTGACCGGCTCGCGCTCCGACATCGGCGCGCTGGTGGTCGCCGAGCGCGTGCCGCGCACCGTCGTCGCCCTCGTGGCCGGGGCGGCCCTCGGGGTCTCGGGCGCCCTCATGCAGGCGGTGACCCGCAACCCGATCGCCGACCCCGGGATCCTGGGCGTCAACACCGGCGCCTCGCTGGCGATCCTCATCGGCGTCGCCTTCCTGGGGATCTCGGGGGCCTCCCAGTTCCTGTGGTTCGCGCTCATCGGGGCGGCCGCCACGGCGGTGCTCGTCTACACCATCGGCTCCCTGGGGCCGGGCGGTCCGACGCCGGTCAAGCTCGCCCTGGCGGGCGTGGCCATGAGTGCGGCCCTGTCCTGCGTCATCAGCGCCGTCATGCTCCCCCTCGCCCAGGGTCTCGACGACTACCGCTTCTGGCAGATGGGCTCGCTGGGGCGCGGCACCTGGGGCTCTCTGACGACGATCGCTCCCTTCCTGGCCGTGGCGACGCTCCTGGCGGTGCTGGTGGCCAGCCCGCTCAACTCCCTGGCGCTGGGCGAGGAGATGGCGATCGGCCTGGGCGTCAACGTCACCCTCACGCGCCTGGCGGCGGCGGGCGCCGGCGTGCTCCTGTGCTCGGCGGTCACGGCCGTCGTCGGCCCCATCGGGTTCGTGGGCCTCATGGTTCCGCACACGGTGCGCATGCTCTGCGGCCCCGACCACCGCTGGCTGCTGCCGCTGTCCGCCCTGTGCGGGGCGGACCTGCTGACCCTGTCCGACGTGCTGGGGCGGATCGTCTCCCGGCCCTCGGCCGCTCTGCCGG